The nucleotide window ACCCATTTCTGCCGGTTAAGGATCACCCGGTCGTACACCTCGGCCGAGAGTCGGGTGCCGATGGCCCGGTTTCCGTCCTTGGTCTGGACATTGGTGCTGATGCGGGTGTCGTCCAGGAAGATGGTGGCGGTACCCACATCCTGCCCCTCGAAGCGGACCCCCTCGTACACGATCCGCTTGATCTTGTCCACCAAGCTGTTGTTCCGGTTGAGGAGAATGCCGCCATACAGGGCGCCCGCAATGCGGCCCGTGCTGTCCCTGACCGGTGCCGCGGCCACCAGCAGCATGCCAGAACGCTCGGTCGTTTTTACTCCCGGCCTGGCCCGCTCGGTGGGAATCACATCAATGGCGGCCATGTCCGCCAGACCGATCCCTTCGAGGGTCAGCCGCTCCGGTGGGAAGAGCGCTGTGCCGGCCGTTACTTCCCCTTTCAGGGCCCGCTCCGGCAGGGGATCGTTCCTGATCAGGTCGCCGTGGTCATCCGGGTTTCCGGCCCGGAACAGCACGCGCCCGCTCCGGTCCACTGCGGTCAGGATATCAAGCCGCTCGTTATGGCGCAGTGAGGAGAGCAGATCCGCAATCCTCTCCCGGTCTCCGGCGACCATCCCTTTGGCGATAAAGGGCATGCCGGCGGAAAAGCGCACCACGTTGCGGAGGTGGGCAATCTCGTTGTTGTACACTTCGCGGGCTGAATTGAGGTCGGTGCGCACCTTTTCCTGGGCTTGGGCGTCGATGCGCGAGTTGATGAGGGAGATGCCGGCCAGGGAACAGAAGAGGATGGCTACGAACAGCGGCAGCAGGGCGCCGATGGTCAGCTTCAGCCTGATGGAGACGCGGGGCCTTCCCATGGCCTACCTCTCCGCCCCCCTTTCCCGGGGAATGCTCAGGTCATATTCGGCAATCTTTCGGTCAAGGGTCTTGCGGGTGATCCCCAGGGCCCGGGCGGTACGGCTCTTTTGCCAGGCGTTTTTCTTCAGCACCCGGAGGATGTGGCCTCGTTCCATGGTTTCCAGGGAGTCGTTGCCGCTTCCGCCGGCAGGCGGCAGGGGAATGCCGTCACTGCGGCGCAACGGCAGGAGGTCGGCCGTAATCCGGTTTCCCCGGGCCAGAATGACGGCCCGTTCCATGACGTTCTCCAGCTCTCTGATGTTACCGGGCCAGTGGTATTCCGTGAGCCAGTGCATGGCGTCGTCGGCGATGGTGTCCACCTGTTTCTGCATCTTCGCGGAAAAGCGGGCCAGGAAGTGTCGGGCCAGGGGGGGCACATCCTCCTTTCGCTCGCGCAGCGGCGGCGGATTGATGGCGATCACGTTCAGGCGGTAGTACAGGTCCTCCCGGAAACGGCCTTCCCGTACCTCCCGCTCCAGGTCCCTGTTGGTGGCGGCCACGAAGCGGATGTCGGCCCTTCGGGGAGCAGTCGCGCCGATCGGAATGAATTCCCGCTCCTGGATGACCCGCAGCAGCTTGGCCTGCAGGGCCAGGGTCATGTCCCCGATCTCGTCCAGGAACAGGGTGCCGCCGTCGGCAGCTTCCAGGAGGCCCTGCTGTGTCGTGGTGGCTCCGGTGAAGGCGCCGCGCAGGTGGCCGAAGAGCTGGCTCTCCAGCAGGGTATCGGTCAGGGCCGCGCAGTTGATGGTGAGGTAGCGTCGCTCCCGCCGGGTGCTGTTGAAGTGGATGGCCCGGGCGATCAGCTCCTTGCCGGTGCCCGATTCTCCCTGGATCAGGATATTGGCGTCACTTGCCGCCACCTGGATGGTCATATCGTAGACCTCCCGGTACCTGGCACTGGTAAAGACGATCTCGTCGGAGGCCGGGTTCAGGTTCAGCTCTTCCCTGGGCCGCCGGTTTTCCGTCAGCAGCGATTCCCGTTCCAGCGCCTTTTCAAACACCTCCAGGAGCCTTTCCTTGGGGAACGGTTTGGCGATGTAGTCGTTGGCCCCCTGTTTGATGGCCTCCACGGCGGCATCTATGGAGCCGAAGGCGGTCATGATCACCACCGGCAGTCCGGACCGGAGTTCCCGCACCTTCCGCATCACCTCAATGCCGCTCATGCCGGCCATCTGCACGTCAAGCAGCAGGAGGTCGGGCCTGAAGGCGGGGTCTGCCTCCAGCCGGTCCAGCAGGGTCTGCCCCCCGCCGTAAGTCTCCACGGTAAAACCGTGGGCCTGCAGAATCTTCCGCAGGTAGCGCAGTATTTCCTTTTCATCGTCGCAGATGGCGATCTTTGCCTCCGGCACGCTCTCCTCCGTATTGAAATGTGTAAAAAGTATCCATCACAGGAAAAAAGAATACAAAAACGGCCAGGTTACCAGGGGTTGCCTCACGTAATCCACTGCGGATGCTTCGCAATTTTAGCTGGTTATACATAGCAAAATTTTGTTTTATTACGTGGATAAATAATGGCACGTGCGTTGCTGTAAATGTAGGTTTAATGCGCATCATGCCATCGTTATGATCAAGATTATGTATATAACATACTAATTTAAAAATTTATTTTATTTGAGAAGCATCTGGGTTGGGTTTACGTAATTACGATACAATGGTTTATTTATAAAATTCCAGTTTTTTGTACATCCATGATCGTTTCCCGACTTCTTGGGGGAGTACATGGGGATGCGTCACCATCAAATAATCGGGAGGAATATCTATGGGAGTGTCACGCAGGGACTTTCTGAAACTCTCGGGAACGGGGCTGGCGGCAACCACCCTTGGCCTGAACCTGTCGCCGCTGGAGGCAAGGGCGGAAGAACTCAGCATCCGCTACGCCAGGGAAACCACCACCATCTGTCCTTATTGCGCGGTCGGGTGCGGCATGATCGTCCATACCCTGGGGGGCAATGTTATCAACATCGAGGGAGACCCGGACCACCCCATCAATGAAGGTTCCCTCTGCCCCAAGGGCTCGTCCATCTACCAGTTGCGCGACAACAAGGCCCGCATCACCAAACCGCTCTACCGCGCCCCCGGTGCCACGGAGTGGAAGGAGGTTTCCTGGGACTGGGCCCTGGACGAGATCGCCAAAAAGGTCAAGAAGACCCGCGATACCTCCTTCGTAGCCACCTCCAGGATCAAGGTCAAGGAGAAGGTGGGCAACGCCGAGGTGGAGAATGAGATCGAAGCGGTGGTGAACCGCACCATGGGCATGGCCTCGGTGGGGAGCGCCGCCCTGGACAATGAAGAGTGTTACCTGTATCAAAAATTCCTCAGGGGGTTAGGCTTGGTGTATATCGAACACCAAGCACGCATTTGACACAGCGCTACGGTAGCGGCTCTGGCAGAGTCGTTCGGACGCGGTGCAATGACGAACCACTGGATCGATCTGAAAAACTCCGATGTAATTCTCATCATGGGAGCCAACCCGGCCGAAAACCACCCGGTTTCCTTCCGCTGGATCATGAAGGCCAAAGACGCCGGTGCCAAGGTGATCTGCGTCGATCCCCGCTTTACCCGCAGCGCGGCGAGAGCCGATGTGTATGCTCCGCTCCGATCGGGTACCGACATCGCCTTCCTGGGCGGCATGATCAACTACATTATCCAGAACAAGCTCTATTTCGGCGAATACGTCCGCAATTACACCAACGCCTCCTATCTGGTGAACGCCGACTTCAGGATGCCGGGGGATCTGGACGGCCTGTTCTCCGGCTATGCCCCCAAGAAGCGCAGCTACGACGTTAAGACATGGGGGTTCCAGAAGAACGAGGATGAAAGCGTCAAGAGAGACGCTACC belongs to Geobacter sp. SVR and includes:
- a CDS encoding sigma-54 dependent transcriptional regulator, producing MPEAKIAICDDEKEILRYLRKILQAHGFTVETYGGGQTLLDRLEADPAFRPDLLLLDVQMAGMSGIEVMRKVRELRSGLPVVIMTAFGSIDAAVEAIKQGANDYIAKPFPKERLLEVFEKALERESLLTENRRPREELNLNPASDEIVFTSARYREVYDMTIQVAASDANILIQGESGTGKELIARAIHFNSTRRERRYLTINCAALTDTLLESQLFGHLRGAFTGATTTQQGLLEAADGGTLFLDEIGDMTLALQAKLLRVIQEREFIPIGATAPRRADIRFVAATNRDLEREVREGRFREDLYYRLNVIAINPPPLRERKEDVPPLARHFLARFSAKMQKQVDTIADDAMHWLTEYHWPGNIRELENVMERAVILARGNRITADLLPLRRSDGIPLPPAGGSGNDSLETMERGHILRVLKKNAWQKSRTARALGITRKTLDRKIAEYDLSIPRERGAER